Below is a window of bacterium DNA.
AAGGGTCTATAAGTCATCCTGAGCAGAGCACCGTGCTTGACAAATCGAAGGATATTTTCACACAGAGACGCAAAGGTCGCAAAGGGCTTCAATATCATTCCGCAATGTCCTCTTGCAATGTCATCCTGAGCCGGGTATCGTGCCTGACAGACCGAAGGATATATGTTTCATCGCTCAAAATGTTCAATCATTCTGTCATCAAAAAATAGAAAATAAAGTTCTTAACCAACTATGAGATTTCCCAAGGGCCGCGCGGTGCTGCAGAATGCCAAGCTGGAATTTGTGCATCTGGACAACGTTTTGGCCGACAACAAAAAAGAACGGGCCAGCAAGATCTCGGGATACCTGGAGATCGTATATCCCGAAGCGGTGGAGTTCCTGTACCTGAAGAAGGGCGAGCCGGTCAATGCCGGGCATTTCAACCGCTCCGAGCGGAAGCAGATGTCGGTGGCCGAGGTGATAAACAAGGCCAAGTCCTCCACCACCGGGACCGTCTCCATCTACGAGACCCCGGAGGAGCTGGTGGACATGATCATGGCCACCTTCAGCGTCAAGCCGGCCTTCAAGAACCTGGACCTGGCCACGGTGGACACCGAGAAGGTCTTTGAGAAGCTGATCGGGGTAAAGTTCGACGGGTTTCTGGAGATCAAGCGGGGCTTTGACATGTCCTATCTCCGCTTCAAGGAGGGCGCGCCCTGCTCCGGCTATTTCACCTGGAAGGTGGAGAGCCTGGGGCTGGAGGTGATCAAGGCCGCGCTGAAGCAGGCGGCCACCGGACCCGGCGCCATAGTGATAGACGCCTTCGACAAGATCCCGGTGATGGCCGAGCAGGCCAGCCAGGCCCAGGTAACCCTGTTCCTGAACGCATTGAACAAGATAGTGAGCGAGCTCAAGATGATCGCCGGGCCCACCGTGGTCAGCAAGACCCTGACCTCGTCCAAGGAGTCGGCCACGGTGCATTACCCGTTCCTGAACGACTTCGACACCGCCGACGGCGAGGCCAAGGAGGGCGGCAAGGTGGTGGCCACCCCGGAAGAACTGGGCAAGGCCTTTGCCGAGTGGATTGACAATTTTGTGGATTCCTTTAGGGTGGTGCTGGGCAAGCGCCTGGACGGAGTGGTGCAGCTGGCTCTCAAGGATTTCCGGTTCGCCTTGAAAGCCTCCAGCTTCGGACGGCATTCCAAGCTGAAGGATCTGCTTTGATAAACGTTTAAAAGATCAAAAGGTTTAAACGTTTAAAAGGCTCATAATATGACAGGCATTTTGTATTTGGTGGCCACGCCCATCGGCAATCTGGAGGACATCACCCTCAGGGCGCTGAGGGTCCTAAAGGAAGTGGACCTGATAGCGGCCGAGGACACCAGGCATACCGGCCAGCTGCTGAAACATTTTGACATCAAAAAACCGCTGTGCTCTTTTTATTCCCACAACCAGGAGCAAAGGTCGCCGGAGCTGGTGGAAAAGCTTTTGGCCGGCCGGCAGGTGGCCCTGGTGACCGACGCCGGTACCCCCGGGATCAGCGACCCGGCGGTGAGCCTGGTGGCCCAGGCGGTCAGGGCCGGGATCAGGATAGTGCCCATTCCCGGCGCCACCGCGCTGATCTCCGCCCTGGTCTGCTCCGGGCTGGACCCCAGCCGGTTCCTGTTCCTGGGATTCCTGCCCATAAAGTCCGGAAAAAGGGCCCGGTTGCTGGAAGAGCTCAAGGAGGGCTCCGCCACTCTGGTGATGTACGAGTCGCCGCACCGGATCGCCAAAACCCTGTCCGACCTGGCCGCAGCCTTCTCGCCCCGCCAGGCGGTATTGGGCCGGGAGCTCACCAAAATATACGAGGAATTCGAACGGGGCGACATCGCCGAGCTGGCTCAACAGTATCAGACCAAAAAG
It encodes the following:
- the rsmI gene encoding 16S rRNA (cytidine(1402)-2'-O)-methyltransferase encodes the protein MTGILYLVATPIGNLEDITLRALRVLKEVDLIAAEDTRHTGQLLKHFDIKKPLCSFYSHNQEQRSPELVEKLLAGRQVALVTDAGTPGISDPAVSLVAQAVRAGIRIVPIPGATALISALVCSGLDPSRFLFLGFLPIKSGKRARLLEELKEGSATLVMYESPHRIAKTLSDLAAAFSPRQAVLGRELTKIYEEFERGDIAELAQQYQTKKPRGEYVIVIDGKAG